A genomic segment from Modestobacter roseus encodes:
- a CDS encoding DUF4333 domain-containing protein: MLLAVVLLALVVLLTPGFGPTRLDPDAVERDVAAQYQDLRGVPLELRCAEPMPVEAGGSYRCEGTTGDGGPVTVTIEVTSADGAYTWSDE, translated from the coding sequence ATGCTCCTGGCCGTCGTCCTGCTCGCGCTGGTGGTGCTGCTGACCCCCGGGTTCGGCCCGACCCGGCTGGACCCCGACGCCGTCGAGCGGGACGTCGCCGCGCAGTACCAGGACCTGCGTGGCGTGCCGCTGGAGCTGCGCTGCGCGGAGCCGATGCCGGTCGAGGCGGGCGGCAGCTACCGCTGCGAGGGCACCACCGGCGACGGGGGCCCGGTCACGGTCACCATCGAGGTCACCAGCGCCGACGGCGCCTACACCTGGTCCGACGAGTGA
- a CDS encoding DEAD/DEAH box helicase, which produces MSSPAERYAAARRRNAHPTLADFTAELGFSLDPFQVEACEALERGSGVLVCAPTGAGKTVVGEFAVHKALQEGRKAFYTTPIKALSNQKYHDLCDRYGAARVGLLTGDNAVNGDAPIVVMTTEVLRNMLYVDSPALTDLGYVVMDEVHYLADRFRGAVWEEVIIHLPEHVRLVSLSATVSNAEEFADWLVSVRGDTAVVVSEVRPIPLWQHMLVGGRVFDLFALRPAAHAGEWEQTPRGRSTRERGRAVVDPELVRFVHEQERRFDSWSGGGGGSRGGFSHKPRFRPPSRPDVVARLDRAGLLPAITFVFSRNGCDAAVHQCLASGMRLTDETERAAIAEVIDRRTGSLPEEDLHVLGFWEWREGLLAGFAAHHAGLVPVFKETIEECFVRGLVKAVFATETLALGINMPARTVVLERLVKWNGEAHVDVTPGEYTQLTGRAGRRGIDIEGHAVVVWAPGVDPAAVAGLASTRTYPLKSSFRPSYNMAVNLVGTLGRERARELLGSSFAQFQADRSVVGLARSAARHEEDAARLRKEMTGGLTDAALDVAGYAKLRLEISEREKALSRDTQARRRLAAAESLEALRTGDVIRVPSGRRQGLAVVLDPGITELADPRPLVLTEDRWAGRLAAVDFPSPVSALARVKVPKNFNHRSPHARRDLASTLRNARAENGLGARRTKGRSAADDDPVLADLRHALRAHPVHGLPDREERVRAADRWLRELRDAERLRRQMAERTGSLIRQFDRTCDVLTEQGYLVPEDSGAPGEGAVAAERVTDAGRQLARLWTETDLLTAECLRAGAFRGLTPAELAACVSALVFEARRESPATPSVPAGKVAGALAEMRRVRTRLFDVETEHGVPTTRDLDLGFVWAAYRWADGQSLDRVLAGAEQAGTELSGGDFVRWARQLVDLLDQLAKVADEPLAGVARSAVGRVRRGVVAVAVTG; this is translated from the coding sequence ATGTCCAGCCCGGCTGAGCGGTACGCGGCTGCGCGCCGGCGTAACGCGCACCCCACCCTCGCCGACTTCACCGCCGAGCTCGGCTTCAGCCTCGACCCGTTCCAGGTGGAGGCCTGCGAGGCCCTCGAGCGCGGCTCCGGCGTGCTGGTCTGCGCGCCCACCGGCGCCGGCAAGACGGTGGTGGGGGAGTTCGCCGTCCACAAGGCGCTGCAGGAGGGCCGCAAGGCCTTCTACACGACGCCGATCAAGGCGCTGTCCAACCAGAAGTACCACGACCTCTGCGACCGCTACGGCGCCGCCAGGGTCGGCCTGCTGACCGGCGACAACGCCGTCAACGGCGATGCACCGATCGTGGTGATGACCACCGAGGTGCTGCGCAACATGCTCTACGTCGACTCCCCGGCGCTCACCGACCTCGGTTACGTGGTCATGGACGAGGTGCACTACCTCGCCGACCGGTTCCGCGGTGCGGTGTGGGAAGAGGTGATCATCCACCTCCCCGAGCACGTCCGGCTGGTGTCGCTGTCTGCGACGGTGAGCAACGCGGAGGAGTTCGCCGACTGGCTGGTCAGCGTCCGGGGTGACACCGCGGTGGTGGTCAGCGAGGTGCGGCCGATCCCGCTGTGGCAGCACATGCTCGTCGGTGGCCGGGTCTTCGACCTGTTCGCGCTGCGCCCCGCCGCGCACGCGGGGGAGTGGGAGCAGACCCCGCGCGGGCGGTCGACCCGGGAGCGGGGCCGGGCCGTCGTCGACCCGGAGCTGGTGCGGTTCGTGCACGAGCAGGAACGCCGCTTCGACAGCTGGTCCGGCGGTGGCGGCGGCTCCCGGGGCGGGTTCAGCCACAAGCCGCGGTTCCGCCCGCCGTCGCGGCCCGACGTCGTCGCTCGCCTCGACCGGGCCGGCCTGCTGCCGGCGATCACCTTCGTGTTCAGTCGCAACGGCTGCGACGCCGCCGTGCACCAGTGCCTGGCGTCGGGGATGCGGCTGACCGACGAGACCGAGCGGGCCGCGATCGCCGAGGTCATCGACCGGCGCACCGGGTCGCTGCCCGAGGAGGACCTGCACGTCCTCGGCTTCTGGGAGTGGCGCGAGGGGCTGCTGGCCGGCTTCGCCGCGCACCACGCCGGACTGGTGCCGGTGTTCAAGGAGACCATCGAGGAGTGCTTCGTCCGTGGCCTGGTGAAGGCGGTGTTCGCCACCGAGACCCTGGCGCTGGGCATCAACATGCCGGCTCGCACCGTCGTCCTCGAGCGGTTGGTCAAGTGGAACGGTGAGGCGCACGTCGACGTCACGCCGGGGGAGTACACCCAGCTCACCGGCCGGGCCGGTCGGCGCGGCATCGACATCGAGGGTCACGCCGTCGTCGTCTGGGCCCCCGGGGTCGACCCGGCGGCGGTGGCCGGCCTGGCCAGCACCCGCACCTACCCGCTGAAGTCGTCGTTCCGGCCCAGCTACAACATGGCGGTCAACCTGGTCGGCACGCTCGGCCGGGAGCGGGCCCGGGAGCTGCTCGGCTCCTCCTTCGCCCAGTTCCAGGCCGACCGGTCGGTGGTCGGGCTGGCGCGCTCCGCCGCCCGGCACGAGGAGGACGCCGCGCGGCTGCGCAAGGAGATGACCGGCGGGCTCACCGACGCCGCCCTCGACGTCGCCGGCTACGCGAAGCTGCGGCTGGAGATCTCCGAGCGGGAGAAGGCGCTGTCCCGCGACACCCAGGCGCGCCGCAGGCTGGCAGCCGCAGAGTCGCTGGAGGCGCTGCGGACCGGCGACGTCATCCGGGTGCCGTCGGGGCGCCGCCAGGGCCTGGCCGTGGTGCTCGACCCGGGCATCACCGAGCTCGCCGACCCGCGGCCGCTGGTGCTCACCGAGGACCGCTGGGCCGGCCGGCTCGCCGCGGTCGACTTCCCCAGCCCGGTCAGCGCGCTGGCCCGGGTCAAGGTGCCGAAGAACTTCAACCACCGCAGCCCGCACGCCCGCCGCGACCTCGCCTCCACCCTGCGCAACGCTCGCGCGGAGAACGGGCTGGGCGCGCGGCGCACCAAGGGCCGGTCGGCCGCCGACGACGACCCGGTGCTCGCCGACCTGCGGCACGCGCTGCGCGCGCACCCCGTGCACGGCCTGCCCGACCGGGAGGAGCGGGTGCGCGCCGCGGACCGGTGGCTGCGCGAGCTGCGCGACGCCGAGCGGCTGCGCCGGCAGATGGCCGAGCGCACCGGCTCGCTGATCCGGCAGTTCGACCGGACCTGCGACGTCCTCACCGAGCAGGGGTACCTGGTGCCCGAGGACAGCGGGGCCCCAGGGGAAGGCGCCGTCGCCGCGGAGCGGGTGACCGACGCCGGCCGGCAGCTGGCCCGGCTGTGGACCGAGACCGACCTGCTCACCGCCGAGTGCCTGCGGGCCGGGGCGTTCCGCGGGCTGACCCCCGCCGAGCTCGCCGCCTGCGTCTCGGCGCTGGTGTTCGAGGCCCGGCGGGAGAGCCCGGCGACGCCGTCGGTGCCGGCCGGCAAGGTCGCCGGGGCGCTGGCCGAGATGCGCCGGGTGCGCACCCGGCTGTTCGACGTGGAGACCGAGCACGGCGTGCCCACCACCCGTGACCTGGACCTGGGCTTCGTCTGGGCCGCCTACCGGTGGGCCGACGGGCAGTCCCTGGACCGGGTGCTCGCCGGCGCCGAGCAGGCCGGCACCGAGCTCTCCGGCGGGGACTTCGTCCGCTGGGCCCGCCAGCTGGTCGACCTGCTCGACCAGCTGGCCAAGGTCGCCGACGAGCCGCTGGCCGGGGTGGCCCGCTCCGCCGTCGGCCGGGTGCGGCGGGGCGTGGTGGCGGTCGCCGTCACCGGCTGA
- the tatC gene encoding twin-arginine translocase subunit TatC — MSLIGHLREFRNRVAKALLALLIGTAVAFWWYDHGLGDFIRAPYCGLDPELRFGDGPGECGLLITDVFGGVFIRLKVSFLCGAVLAAPVWLYQLWAFVTPGLKRNEKRYGVGFVAVSSTLFALGAVLAYISLSAGLELLLSLAGDGTVVALTAQDYIGFVLSLLIAFGVSFEVPLLAVALNLVGVLSHETLSKGRRWIFFLTIVFAAFITPTQDPFTMLLMAGPMIVLFEIAIQIARFVDRRRAKKAAAAGLAGLDDDEASPFVGGPSSLDTAPSRLGSTATGLDTASDPLDTTPNPLDTKPSRLDDPDPLDRR; from the coding sequence ATGTCCCTGATCGGCCACCTCCGTGAGTTCCGCAACCGGGTCGCCAAGGCGCTGCTGGCGCTGCTGATCGGCACCGCCGTGGCGTTCTGGTGGTACGACCACGGGCTCGGCGACTTCATCCGGGCGCCGTACTGCGGCCTCGACCCCGAGCTCCGCTTCGGCGACGGCCCCGGTGAGTGCGGCCTGCTGATCACCGACGTCTTCGGCGGCGTCTTCATCCGCCTGAAGGTCAGCTTCCTCTGCGGAGCCGTACTCGCCGCCCCGGTCTGGCTGTACCAGCTGTGGGCGTTCGTCACCCCCGGTCTCAAGCGCAACGAGAAGCGCTACGGCGTCGGCTTCGTGGCCGTGTCCTCCACGCTCTTCGCCCTCGGTGCCGTGCTGGCCTACATCTCGCTGTCCGCGGGACTCGAGCTGCTGCTCAGCCTGGCCGGTGACGGCACGGTGGTCGCGCTGACCGCGCAGGACTACATCGGGTTCGTGCTCTCGCTGCTCATCGCCTTCGGGGTCAGCTTCGAGGTGCCGCTGCTGGCCGTGGCGCTGAACCTGGTCGGCGTCCTGAGCCACGAGACGCTGTCCAAGGGCCGGCGGTGGATCTTCTTCCTGACGATCGTCTTCGCCGCGTTCATCACGCCCACGCAGGACCCGTTCACCATGCTGCTGATGGCCGGGCCGATGATCGTGCTGTTCGAGATCGCCATCCAGATCGCCCGCTTCGTCGACCGGCGCCGGGCGAAGAAGGCGGCCGCGGCCGGACTGGCCGGGCTGGACGACGACGAGGCGTCCCCGTTCGTCGGCGGCCCGTCGTCGCTGGACACCGCGCCCAGTCGCCTGGGCAGCACGGCCACCGGTCTGGACACCGCATCGGACCCGCTGGACACCACACCGAACCCGCTGGACACCAAGCCCAGCCGCCTCGACGACCCGGACCCGCTCGACCGCCGCTGA